A window of Vigna unguiculata cultivar IT97K-499-35 chromosome 4, ASM411807v1, whole genome shotgun sequence contains these coding sequences:
- the LOC114180368 gene encoding ATPase 9, plasma membrane-type-like isoform X1 codes for MGGLEDIKKETVDLERIPVDEVFRELNCTKEGLTNEEGEKRLQVFGPNKLEEKEESKILKFLGFMWNPLSWVMEAAAIMAIGLANGGGEPPDWEDFVGIVVLLVINSTISFIEENNAGNAAAALMAGLAPKAKVLRDGKWSEVEACILVPGDIISVKLGDIIPADARLLEGDSLKIDQSALTGESLPVTRSPGDEVFSGSTVKQGEIEAVVIATGVHTFFGKAAHLVDSTNQVGHFQKVLTAIGNFCICSIAVGMIIEIVVMYPIQHRKYRSGINNLLVLLIGGIPIAMPTVLSVTMAIGSHRLSEQGAITKRMTAIEEMAGMDVLCSDKTGTLTLNKLTVDKSLIEVFSRDADKDTVILLGARASRIENQDAIDTCIVGMLGDPKEARDGITEVHFLPFNPVDKRTAITYIDSEGKWCRVSKGAPEQIIELCNLREDVKKKALGIIGKFADRGLRSLAVCKQEVPEKTKESPGGPWQFVGLLPLFDPPRHDSAETIRRALHLGVNVKMITGDQLAIGKETGRRLGMGSNMYPSSSLLGQHKDESIAALPIDELIEKADGFAGVFPEHKYEIVKRLQDRKHICGMTGDGVNDAPALKKADIGIAVADATDAARSASDIVLTEPGLSVIVSAVLTSRAIFQRMKNYTIYAVSITIRVVLGFLLLALIWKFDFSPFMVLIIAILNDGTIMTISKDRVQPSPLPDSWKLREIFITGIVLGAYLAVMTVVFFWAAYSSDFFTEKFGVRSIRENHGELTAAIYLQVSIVSQALIFVTRSRSWSYVERPGVLLVVAFIIAQLIATVIAVYADWEFAKIKGIGWGWAGVIWLYSIITYIPMDILKFIIRYSLTGKAWNNITENRVAFTSKNDYGKGEREAQWAAAQRTLHGLNPPQAVHDMLNERNNYRELSELAEQAKKRAEVARLRELHTLKGHVESVVKLKGLDIEAIQQHYTL; via the coding sequence atgggAGGTCTCGAAGATATCAAAAAAGAGACAGTGGATCTGGAACGGATTCCTGTCGATGAAGTCTTCCGCGAACTGAATTGTACGAAGGAAGGCCTCACCAATGAGGAAGGCGAAAAGAGGTTGCAAGTTTTTGGACCAAACAAGTTGGAAGAAAAGGAGGAAAGCAAAATCCTTAAGTTCTTGGGGTTTATGTGGAACCCTCTCTCATGGGTGATGGAAGCCGCAGCCATCATGGCCATTGGATTGGCAAACGGAGGGGGTGAGCCCCCGGATTGGGAAGACTTTGTCGGAATCGTGGTGTTGCTGGTTATCAACTCCACCATCAGTTTCATCGAAGAAAACAATGCCGGCAACGCCGCCGCCGCACTCATGGCAGGCCTTGCTCCCAAAGCCAAGGTTCTGAGAGACGGGAAATGGTCTGAAGTGGAGGCTTGCATTCTGGTACCGGGAGATATAATCAGCGTCAAACTGGGAGACATCATCCCCGCCGATGCTCGTCTCTTGGAAGGTGATTCCCTCAAGATTGATCAATCTGCACTCACCGGTGAGTCATTGCCTGTTACCAGGAGCCCCGGCGATGAAGTCTTCTCCGGGTCGACGGTGAAGCAGGGAGAGATTGAAGCAGTTGTGATCGCCACCGGGGTTCATACCTTCTTCGGTAAGGCTGCACACCTGGTCGACAGCACCAACCAAGTCGGGCATTTCCAGAAGGTGTTGACGGCGATTGGAAATTTCTGCATCTGCTCCATTGCTGTGGGGATGATCATTGAAATTGTGGTGATGTATCCAATCCAGCACCGCAAGTACAGGAGTGGAATCAACAACCTTTTGGTCCTTCTCATCGGAGGGATTCCCATTGCCATGCCTACAGTGTTGTCAGTAACAATGGCGATCGGTTCCCACAGGCTCTCCGAGCAAGGTGCCATCACCAAGAGGATGACGGCCATTGAGGAGATGGCTGGGATGGATGTTCTGTGCAGTGACAAGACCGGCACTCTCACACTCAACAAGCTTACAGTGGACAAgtctttgattgaggttttcTCACGTGATGCCGACAAGGATACGGTGATTTTGCTTGGAGCTAGAGCCTCCAGAATTGAAAACCAGGATGCTATTGATACTTGCATAGTTGGAATGTTGGGTGATCCAAAAGAGGCGAGAGATGGCATCACAGAGGTGCATTTTCTGCCCTTTAACCCAGTGGACAAGCGCACAGCCATAACATACATTGACAGTGAAGGTAAGTGGTGCAGAGTGAGCAAAGGTGCACCGGAACAGATTATCGAGCTCTGCAACCTTCGGGAAGACGTGAAGAAGAAGGCTTTGGGGATCATCGGTAAATTCGCCGATCGCGGTCTTCGCTCGCTTGCTGTGTGCAAACAAGAGGTGCCTGAGAAGACAAAGGAGAGTCCCGGAGGACCATGGCAGTTCGTGGGTCTGTTGCCACTTTTTGACCCACCAAGGCATGACAGTGCCGAGACCATAAGGCGCGCCCTCCATCTCGGAGTTAACGTTAAGATGATCACCGGCGATCAGCTAGCCATCGGCAAGGAAACTGGTCGCAGACTTGGCATGGGAAGCAACATGTATCCTTCTTCATCACTCCTGGGTCAGCATAAGGATGAGTCCATCGCTGCACTTCCCATTGATGAACTCATTGAGAAAGCTGACGGCTTTGCCGGTGTCTTCCCCGAGCACAAGTACGAGATTGTGAAGAGACTCCAGGACAGGAAACACATTTGTGGGATGACAGGAGATGGCGTGAACGATGCTCCTGCACTCAAAAAAGCAGATATTGGTATCGCTGTTGCTGATGCAACCGACGCAGCTCGAAGTGCATCCGACATAGTTCTCACCGAGCCTGGTTTGAGTGTGATCGTGAGTGCTGTGTTGACAAGCAGAGCCATCTTCCAAAGGATGAAGAACTACACCATATATGCTGTTTCCATCACCATCAGAGTGGTGTTAGGCTTCTTGCTGCTTGCTCTCATCTGGAAGTTTGACTTCTCACCCTTCATGGTTTTGATCATTGCCATTCTCAACGATGGCACCATCATGACCATTTCCAAGGACAGGGTCCAGCCATCTCCACTTCCAGATTCATGGAAGTTGAGAGAGATTTTCATCACCGGCATTGTTCTCGGTGCCTACCTAGCTGTCATGACTGTTGTATTCTTCTGGGCTGCATATTCATCTGACTTTTTCACAGAAAAATTCGGAGTGAGATCCATCAGGGAAAACCACGGCGAGCTCACGGCGGCTATTTATCTTCAGGTGAGCATTGTGAGTCAGGCACTCATTTTTGTGACACGGTCGAGGAGCTGGTCTTACGTTGAACGCCCCGGTGTGCTTCTTGTCGTTGCTTTTATTATAGCGCAGCTCATTGCGACGGTCATAGCAGTGTATGCAGACTGGGAATTTGCGAAGATTAAAGGCATTGGATGGGGTTGGGCTGGTGTGATTTGGCTCTACAGCATCATCACCTATATTCCAATGGATATTCTCAAGTTCATCATCCGATACAGTTTAACCGGAAAGGCTTGGAACAATATCACTGAGAATAGGGTTGCTTTCACCTCAAAGAACGATTATGGAAAGGGAGAAAGAGAAGCGCAGTGGGCTGCAGCTCAACGTACATTGCATGGCTTGAATCCACCTCAAGCTGTTCATGATATGTTGAATGAGAGAAACAACTACAGGGAGCTGTCTGAGCTTGCAGAACAGGCCAAGAAGCGTGCCGAAGTTGCCAGGCTCAGGGAGCTTCACACCCTCAAGGGTCATGTTGAGTCTGTTGTGAAGCTCAAAGGCCTTGACATCGAGGCAATCCAGCAGCACTACACACTATGA
- the LOC114180389 gene encoding carbonic anhydrase, chloroplastic isoform X3, protein MAKDYEQAIEELQKLLKEKTELKATAAEKVEQITASLGTSSSDGIPSSEASDRIKSGFLYFKKEKYDKNPALYGELAKGQSPKFMVFACSDSRVCPSHVLDFQPGEAFVVRNVANIVPPYDQSKYSGTGAAIEYAVLHLKVSNIVVIGHSACGGIKGLLSFPFDGTYSTDFIEEWVKVGLPAKAKVKTQHGDAPFAELCTHCEKEAVNVSLGNLLTYPFVRDGLVNKTLALKGGYYDFVKGSFELWSLNFGLANSFSVKDVATILHWKL, encoded by the exons ATGGCAAAGGACTATGAGCAAGCTATTGAAGAACTCCAGAAATTGTTGAA GGAGAAGACTGAACTGAAGGCCACAGCAGCAGAAAAAGTGGAGCAGATAACAGCTTCACTTGGGACATCATCTTCTGATGGAATCCCTTCATCAGAAGCCTCTGACAGGATCAAAAGTGGTTTCCTTTACTTCAAGAAGGAGAAATATGA CAAGAACCCAGCTTTGTATGGTGAACTTGCCAAAGGCCAGAGCCCCAAG TTTATGGTGTTTGCTTGCTCAGACTCAAGAGTGTGCCCATCCCATGTGCTAGATTTCCAACCTGGTGAGGCTTTTGTGGTCAGAAATGTTGCTAACATTGTCCCACCATATGACCAA TCAAAATACTCTGGAACTGGGGCAGCCATTGAATATGCTGTTTTGCATCTCAAG GTGTCCAACATTGTGGTCATTGGACACAGTGCTTGTGGTGGTATCAAGGGGCTTTTATCTTTCCCATTTGATGGAACCTACTCTAC TGATTTTATTGAGGAGTGGGTCAAAGTTGGCTTACCTGCAAAGGCAAAGGTGAAGACACAGCATGGGGATGCACCTTTTGCTGAGTTGTGCACACACTGTGAGAAG GAAGCTGTTAATGTTTCCCTTGGAAACCTGCTAACCTACCCATTTGTGAGAGATGGCTTGGTGAACAAAACATTGGCTCTGAAAGGAGGATACTATGACTTTGTTAAGGGATCTTTTGAACTCTGGAGCCTTAACTTTGGCCTTGCAAACTCTTTCTCC GTTAAAGATGTGGCCACCATTCTGCATTGGAAGCTATAG
- the LOC114180389 gene encoding carbonic anhydrase, chloroplastic isoform X1, with protein sequence MSTSSINGWCLSSISPAKTSLKKATLRPSVFATLTTTPSSPSSSSSFPSLIQDKPVFAAPSHIITPTVREDMAKDYEQAIEELQKLLKEKTELKATAAEKVEQITASLGTSSSDGIPSSEASDRIKSGFLYFKKEKYDKNPALYGELAKGQSPKFMVFACSDSRVCPSHVLDFQPGEAFVVRNVANIVPPYDQSKYSGTGAAIEYAVLHLKVSNIVVIGHSACGGIKGLLSFPFDGTYSTDFIEEWVKVGLPAKAKVKTQHGDAPFAELCTHCEKEAVNVSLGNLLTYPFVRDGLVNKTLALKGGYYDFVKGSFELWSLNFGLANSFSVKDVATILHWKL encoded by the exons ATGTCGACCTCTTCCATAAACGGTTGGTGCCTCTCTTCCATCTCCCCAGCCAAAACCTCCCTTAAGAAGGCCACATTGCGACCTTCAGTCTTTGCAACACTCACCACcactccttcttctccttcttcttcctcttctttccCTTCTCTCATTCAAGACAAGCCTGTCTTTGCTGCACCTTCCCACATCATCACCCCAACTGTG aGAGAGGATATGGCAAAGGACTATGAGCAAGCTATTGAAGAACTCCAGAAATTGTTGAA GGAGAAGACTGAACTGAAGGCCACAGCAGCAGAAAAAGTGGAGCAGATAACAGCTTCACTTGGGACATCATCTTCTGATGGAATCCCTTCATCAGAAGCCTCTGACAGGATCAAAAGTGGTTTCCTTTACTTCAAGAAGGAGAAATATGA CAAGAACCCAGCTTTGTATGGTGAACTTGCCAAAGGCCAGAGCCCCAAG TTTATGGTGTTTGCTTGCTCAGACTCAAGAGTGTGCCCATCCCATGTGCTAGATTTCCAACCTGGTGAGGCTTTTGTGGTCAGAAATGTTGCTAACATTGTCCCACCATATGACCAA TCAAAATACTCTGGAACTGGGGCAGCCATTGAATATGCTGTTTTGCATCTCAAG GTGTCCAACATTGTGGTCATTGGACACAGTGCTTGTGGTGGTATCAAGGGGCTTTTATCTTTCCCATTTGATGGAACCTACTCTAC TGATTTTATTGAGGAGTGGGTCAAAGTTGGCTTACCTGCAAAGGCAAAGGTGAAGACACAGCATGGGGATGCACCTTTTGCTGAGTTGTGCACACACTGTGAGAAG GAAGCTGTTAATGTTTCCCTTGGAAACCTGCTAACCTACCCATTTGTGAGAGATGGCTTGGTGAACAAAACATTGGCTCTGAAAGGAGGATACTATGACTTTGTTAAGGGATCTTTTGAACTCTGGAGCCTTAACTTTGGCCTTGCAAACTCTTTCTCC GTTAAAGATGTGGCCACCATTCTGCATTGGAAGCTATAG
- the LOC114180368 gene encoding ATPase 9, plasma membrane-type-like isoform X2 codes for MGGLEDIKKETVDLERIPVDEVFRELNCTKEGLTNEEGEKRLQVFGPNKLEEKEESKILKFLGFMWNPLSWVMEAAAIMAIGLANGGGEPPDWEDFVGIVVLLVINSTISFIEENNAGNAAAALMAGLAPKAKVLRDGKWSEVEACILVPGDIISVKLGDIIPADARLLEGDSLKIDQSALTGESLPVTRSPGDEVFSGSTVKQGEIEAVVIATGVHTFFGKAAHLVDSTNQVGHFQKVLTAIGNFCICSIAVGMIIEIVVMYPIQHRKYRSGINNLLVLLIGGIPIAMPTVLSVTMAIGSHRLSEQGAITKRMTAIEEMAGMDVLCSDKTGTLTLNKLTVDKSLIEVFSRDADKDTVILLGARASRIENQDAIDTCIVGMLGDPKEARDGITEVHFLPFNPVDKRTAITYIDSEGKWCRVSKGAPEQIIELCNLREDVKKKALGIIGKFADRGLRSLAVSWVSDGFAGVFPEHKYEIVKRLQDRKHICGMTGDGVNDAPALKKADIGIAVADATDAARSASDIVLTEPGLSVIVSAVLTSRAIFQRMKNYTIYAVSITIRVVLGFLLLALIWKFDFSPFMVLIIAILNDGTIMTISKDRVQPSPLPDSWKLREIFITGIVLGAYLAVMTVVFFWAAYSSDFFTEKFGVRSIRENHGELTAAIYLQVSIVSQALIFVTRSRSWSYVERPGVLLVVAFIIAQLIATVIAVYADWEFAKIKGIGWGWAGVIWLYSIITYIPMDILKFIIRYSLTGKAWNNITENRVAFTSKNDYGKGEREAQWAAAQRTLHGLNPPQAVHDMLNERNNYRELSELAEQAKKRAEVARLRELHTLKGHVESVVKLKGLDIEAIQQHYTL; via the exons atgggAGGTCTCGAAGATATCAAAAAAGAGACAGTGGATCTGGAACGGATTCCTGTCGATGAAGTCTTCCGCGAACTGAATTGTACGAAGGAAGGCCTCACCAATGAGGAAGGCGAAAAGAGGTTGCAAGTTTTTGGACCAAACAAGTTGGAAGAAAAGGAGGAAAGCAAAATCCTTAAGTTCTTGGGGTTTATGTGGAACCCTCTCTCATGGGTGATGGAAGCCGCAGCCATCATGGCCATTGGATTGGCAAACGGAGGGGGTGAGCCCCCGGATTGGGAAGACTTTGTCGGAATCGTGGTGTTGCTGGTTATCAACTCCACCATCAGTTTCATCGAAGAAAACAATGCCGGCAACGCCGCCGCCGCACTCATGGCAGGCCTTGCTCCCAAAGCCAAGGTTCTGAGAGACGGGAAATGGTCTGAAGTGGAGGCTTGCATTCTGGTACCGGGAGATATAATCAGCGTCAAACTGGGAGACATCATCCCCGCCGATGCTCGTCTCTTGGAAGGTGATTCCCTCAAGATTGATCAATCTGCACTCACCGGTGAGTCATTGCCTGTTACCAGGAGCCCCGGCGATGAAGTCTTCTCCGGGTCGACGGTGAAGCAGGGAGAGATTGAAGCAGTTGTGATCGCCACCGGGGTTCATACCTTCTTCGGTAAGGCTGCACACCTGGTCGACAGCACCAACCAAGTCGGGCATTTCCAGAAGGTGTTGACGGCGATTGGAAATTTCTGCATCTGCTCCATTGCTGTGGGGATGATCATTGAAATTGTGGTGATGTATCCAATCCAGCACCGCAAGTACAGGAGTGGAATCAACAACCTTTTGGTCCTTCTCATCGGAGGGATTCCCATTGCCATGCCTACAGTGTTGTCAGTAACAATGGCGATCGGTTCCCACAGGCTCTCCGAGCAAGGTGCCATCACCAAGAGGATGACGGCCATTGAGGAGATGGCTGGGATGGATGTTCTGTGCAGTGACAAGACCGGCACTCTCACACTCAACAAGCTTACAGTGGACAAgtctttgattgaggttttcTCACGTGATGCCGACAAGGATACGGTGATTTTGCTTGGAGCTAGAGCCTCCAGAATTGAAAACCAGGATGCTATTGATACTTGCATAGTTGGAATGTTGGGTGATCCAAAAGAGGCGAGAGATGGCATCACAGAGGTGCATTTTCTGCCCTTTAACCCAGTGGACAAGCGCACAGCCATAACATACATTGACAGTGAAGGTAAGTGGTGCAGAGTGAGCAAAGGTGCACCGGAACAGATTATCGAGCTCTGCAACCTTCGGGAAGACGTGAAGAAGAAGGCTTTGGGGATCATCGGTAAATTCGCCGATCGCGGTCTTCGCTCGCTTGCTGT TTCGTGGGTCT CTGACGGCTTTGCCGGTGTCTTCCCCGAGCACAAGTACGAGATTGTGAAGAGACTCCAGGACAGGAAACACATTTGTGGGATGACAGGAGATGGCGTGAACGATGCTCCTGCACTCAAAAAAGCAGATATTGGTATCGCTGTTGCTGATGCAACCGACGCAGCTCGAAGTGCATCCGACATAGTTCTCACCGAGCCTGGTTTGAGTGTGATCGTGAGTGCTGTGTTGACAAGCAGAGCCATCTTCCAAAGGATGAAGAACTACACCATATATGCTGTTTCCATCACCATCAGAGTGGTGTTAGGCTTCTTGCTGCTTGCTCTCATCTGGAAGTTTGACTTCTCACCCTTCATGGTTTTGATCATTGCCATTCTCAACGATGGCACCATCATGACCATTTCCAAGGACAGGGTCCAGCCATCTCCACTTCCAGATTCATGGAAGTTGAGAGAGATTTTCATCACCGGCATTGTTCTCGGTGCCTACCTAGCTGTCATGACTGTTGTATTCTTCTGGGCTGCATATTCATCTGACTTTTTCACAGAAAAATTCGGAGTGAGATCCATCAGGGAAAACCACGGCGAGCTCACGGCGGCTATTTATCTTCAGGTGAGCATTGTGAGTCAGGCACTCATTTTTGTGACACGGTCGAGGAGCTGGTCTTACGTTGAACGCCCCGGTGTGCTTCTTGTCGTTGCTTTTATTATAGCGCAGCTCATTGCGACGGTCATAGCAGTGTATGCAGACTGGGAATTTGCGAAGATTAAAGGCATTGGATGGGGTTGGGCTGGTGTGATTTGGCTCTACAGCATCATCACCTATATTCCAATGGATATTCTCAAGTTCATCATCCGATACAGTTTAACCGGAAAGGCTTGGAACAATATCACTGAGAATAGGGTTGCTTTCACCTCAAAGAACGATTATGGAAAGGGAGAAAGAGAAGCGCAGTGGGCTGCAGCTCAACGTACATTGCATGGCTTGAATCCACCTCAAGCTGTTCATGATATGTTGAATGAGAGAAACAACTACAGGGAGCTGTCTGAGCTTGCAGAACAGGCCAAGAAGCGTGCCGAAGTTGCCAGGCTCAGGGAGCTTCACACCCTCAAGGGTCATGTTGAGTCTGTTGTGAAGCTCAAAGGCCTTGACATCGAGGCAATCCAGCAGCACTACACACTATGA
- the LOC114181486 gene encoding uncharacterized protein LOC114181486 has product MQKEEEHESVEEWLVCPSFSAYSSNRLDDIADQVTRNDDRFDQNDTDFEFVAFRKVADGVFLEAVAEAEIQTFPIFHRDLAAADADSGSRGRDSGEAAIQSTLGKLLLEESTSCSSSEVDDELENVPPETYCVWTPKPSPVSTPCRKSKSTGSSSSKRWKLLDLLRRSNSEGKESAVFLTPSVNSAKKKGVKPENGKKIVASGRDGKMFPTIAAIGGGGKRFPAIAAVSAHEALYVRNREMRREDKRRSYLPYRQDLVGFCVNLNTMGKAFPLLS; this is encoded by the coding sequence atgcagaaagaagaagaacacGAGAGTGTGGAGGAGTGGTTGGTGTGTCCAAGCTTCAGCGCGTATTCCTCCAACAGGCTCGACGATATCGCGGATCAGGTCACGCGAAATGATGATCGCTTCGACCAAAACGACACCGATTTCGAGTTCGTCGCGTTTCGTAAGGTCGCCGACGGTGTCTTCCTCGAAGCGGTGGCGGAGGCCGAAATTCAGACGTTTCCGATCTTCCACCGCGATCTTGCCGCCGCCGATGCGGATAGCGGCAGCAGAGGTCGAGATTCCGGCGAGGCGGCGATTCAGAGTACGCTAGGGAAGCTTCTGCTGGAAGAATCGACGTCGTGCTCGTCGTCGGAGGTGGACGACGAGCTGGAGAATGTTCCGCCGGAGACGTACTGCGTGTGGACGCCGAAACCTTCTCCGGTGTCGACGCCGTGTCGGAAGAGCAAATCCACGGGATCGTCGTCGTCGAAGCGGTGGAAGCTTCTGGATTTGTTGCGGCGGAGCAACAGCGAGGGGAAGGAGTCGGCGGTGTTCCTGACGCCGTCGGTGAATTCGGCGAAGAAGAAGGGAGTGAAACCGGAGAACGGAAAGAAAATTGTTGCGAGTGGCAGAGACGGTAAGATGTTTCCGACGATTGCGGCGATTGGCGGCGGTGGAAAGAGGTTTCCGGCTATTGCAGCGGTGTCGGCGCACGAAGCGCTTTATGTGAGGAACAGAGAGATGCGGAGAGAGGATAAGAGAAGGTCGTATTTGCCCTATCGACAGGATTTGGTTGGGTTCTGTGTCAATCTCAACACCATGGGCAAGGCCTTCCCTCTCCtttcttag
- the LOC114180389 gene encoding carbonic anhydrase, chloroplastic isoform X2, giving the protein MSTSSINGWCLSSISPAKTSLKKATLRPSVFATLTTTPSSPSSSSSFPSLIQDKPVFAAPSHIITPTVREDMAKDYEQAIEELQKLLKEKTELKATAAEKVEQITASLGTSSSDGIPSSEASDRIKSGFLYFKKEKYDKNPALYGELAKGQSPKFMVFACSDSRVCPSHVLDFQPGEAFVVRNVANIVPPYDQSKYSGTGAAIEYAVLHLKVSNIVVIGHSACGGIKGLLSFPFDGTYSTDFIEEWVKVGLPAKAKVKTQHGDAPFAELCTHCEKEAVNVSLGNLLTYPFVRDGLVNKTLALKGGYYDFVKGSFELWSLNFGLANSFSV; this is encoded by the exons ATGTCGACCTCTTCCATAAACGGTTGGTGCCTCTCTTCCATCTCCCCAGCCAAAACCTCCCTTAAGAAGGCCACATTGCGACCTTCAGTCTTTGCAACACTCACCACcactccttcttctccttcttcttcctcttctttccCTTCTCTCATTCAAGACAAGCCTGTCTTTGCTGCACCTTCCCACATCATCACCCCAACTGTG aGAGAGGATATGGCAAAGGACTATGAGCAAGCTATTGAAGAACTCCAGAAATTGTTGAA GGAGAAGACTGAACTGAAGGCCACAGCAGCAGAAAAAGTGGAGCAGATAACAGCTTCACTTGGGACATCATCTTCTGATGGAATCCCTTCATCAGAAGCCTCTGACAGGATCAAAAGTGGTTTCCTTTACTTCAAGAAGGAGAAATATGA CAAGAACCCAGCTTTGTATGGTGAACTTGCCAAAGGCCAGAGCCCCAAG TTTATGGTGTTTGCTTGCTCAGACTCAAGAGTGTGCCCATCCCATGTGCTAGATTTCCAACCTGGTGAGGCTTTTGTGGTCAGAAATGTTGCTAACATTGTCCCACCATATGACCAA TCAAAATACTCTGGAACTGGGGCAGCCATTGAATATGCTGTTTTGCATCTCAAG GTGTCCAACATTGTGGTCATTGGACACAGTGCTTGTGGTGGTATCAAGGGGCTTTTATCTTTCCCATTTGATGGAACCTACTCTAC TGATTTTATTGAGGAGTGGGTCAAAGTTGGCTTACCTGCAAAGGCAAAGGTGAAGACACAGCATGGGGATGCACCTTTTGCTGAGTTGTGCACACACTGTGAGAAG GAAGCTGTTAATGTTTCCCTTGGAAACCTGCTAACCTACCCATTTGTGAGAGATGGCTTGGTGAACAAAACATTGGCTCTGAAAGGAGGATACTATGACTTTGTTAAGGGATCTTTTGAACTCTGGAGCCTTAACTTTGGCCTTGCAAACTCTTTCTCCGTATGA